A genomic window from Solanum dulcamara chromosome 11, daSolDulc1.2, whole genome shotgun sequence includes:
- the LOC129872969 gene encoding uncharacterized protein LOC129872969 isoform X3, with translation MALVQQLLTTASTSGRSIMLQNRTLHNYQANCLQCSTFATVDTFEKLSRKARICCGIRARQPRNLRVVSQQKIQPLRSYTNEPGYSSAFSTLLLPKEGFASTPMPIIFSFRPFGGIVSRSYNTNGKVHFSHDARAIADKGSVGAKVFSDGNKTFFKNFKNHSERSKELSVHRRNAMSDKVPEKGIPNSKVSASKNVDLVISKDTPVKVDEKDVNLEISGTSLGNNGKSTSSGNEKAKKQSRSKKNKNVASAAVDQPKVSRTPRAKKSSPAKDEESPAVSEGKRTSPRKRKSTKERRSLGELNEATVLPSGSKLVPDKSSDVSCKSKPPGRKKWPELYPPTAKSVLVVESATKARVIQGYLGDMFEVLPSYGHVRDLAARSGSVRPDDDFSMVWEVPSAAWTHLKSIKVALSGAQNLILASDPDREGEAISWHIIEMLQQQDALRDDINVTRVVFNEITESSIKASLQSPREIDANLVHAYLARRALDYLIGFNISPLLWRKLPGCQSAGRVQSAALSLICDREMEIDGFKPQEYWTVLVDFKKNKKLDLANNFLSSHLTHFDSKKLNQFSVSSHTEAMEIEEKINASNFEVLSSKITKKQRNPSPPYITSTLQQDAANKLDFTSTYTMKLAQKLYEGIQLSDGQATGLITYIRTDGLHISDEATKDIQSYISERYGQNFASKNGRKYFKKVKNAQEAHEAIRPTDIRRLPSKLVGVLDDDALKLYKLIWSRTMACQMEPATIEQIQVDIGKPDESIIFRSTSSKVQFPGYQTVYEDVETNSTRDNESGRDDRSEVFEALRNLTAGDPIYLGKVKLEQHQTQPPPRYSEGSLVKKLEELGIGRPSTYAATIKVLKDRNYVTAKGRTLYPEFRGRMVSAFLSHYFTEVTDYSFTADMETELDNVSAGLTEWKGLLRDYWTRFSKYCEHTGSVHIHQVEKMLEKTFGDFLFTSLPDESRTCPSCLQGTLIFKVSRFGAGYFIGCDQHPKCKYIAKTLYGEEDEDITSEDTKRSVEPPKLLGVHPSSKEKILMKNGPYGYYVQLGEDKKGYVPKRASLSQVKDVNSVTLEDALELLRYPVTLGNHPDDGQPIVLKLAKFGFTIRHRRTIAPVPKNLNPRDITMEKALKLLLSKDVRRCGRPKRQPQVEEAVEAM, from the exons ATGGCATTGGTTCAGCAGCTATTAACTACTGCCTCTACTAGCGGCCGCTCCATCATG ttGCAGAACAGGACACTACATAATTATCAGGCAAATTGCTTGCAATGTTCGACATTCGCAACTGTTGACACCTTTGAGAAACTGTCCCGTAAAGCCAGGATATGTTGTGGGATCAGAGCTAGGCAACCAAGAAATTTAAGAGTCGTGTCTCAACAGAAAATTCAACCTCTCAGAAGCTATACTAATGAGCCTGGATATTCTTCTGCATTTAGTACCCTTCTGTTACCGAAGGAGGGATTTGCGAGTACGCCAATGCCCATTATCTTCAGTTTCAGGCCATTTGGAGGAATAGTTTCACGGTCATACAACACAAATGGAAAAGTGCATTTTTCCCATGATGCAAGAGCAATAGCAGATAAAGGCTCCGTTGGAGCAAAAGTTTTTAGTGATGGAAATAAAACATTctttaaaaatttcaagaatcaCTCAGAGCGGTCAAAGGAATTGTCTGTTCATAGAAGAAATGCTATGTCGGACAAGGTGCCTGAAAAAGGCATTCCAAACTCTAAAGTATCAGCTAGTAAGAATGTTGATCTGGTCATCTCAAAGGACACTCCAGTTAAGGTTGATGAGAAGGATGTCAACCTGGAAATTTCAGGTACATCTCTTGGTAATAATGGGAAGTCTACATCCTCGGGGAACGAGAAAGCAAAGAAGCAATCAAGaagcaaaaagaataaaaatgttgCTTCTGCTGCTGTAGATCAGCCAAAAGTTTCTAGGACTCCCCGAGCAAAGAAGTCTAGCCCTGCTAAAGATGAGGAATCTCCAGCAGTATCAGAG GGGAAAAGAACCTCTCCCAGGAAAAGGAAATCCACCAAGGAGAGAAGATCTCTTGGAGAACTGAATGAGGCAACTGTATTGCCATCTGGTAGTAAGTTAGTACCAGACAAGAGTTCAGATGTGAGCTGCAAAAGTAAGCCTCCGGGACGAAAGAAATGGCCAGAACTATATCCTCCAACAGCAAAGTCTGTACTGGTGGTGGAGTCCGCTACAAAGGCGAGAGTTATTCAAGGGTACCTTGGTGACATGTTTGAAGTCCTTCCCAGTTATGGTCATGTCAGGGACTTGGCTGCAAGGTCTGGATCTGTCCGACCAGATGATGACTTCAGCATGGTATGGGAGGTTCCTTCTGCTGCCTGGACTCATCTCAAAAGCATCAAGGTGGCGCTAAGTGG AGCCCAGAATCTTATTCTTGCATCAGATCCTGATCGTGAAGGAGAGGCTATTTCTTGGCACATTATAGAGATGTTACAGCAACAGGATGCTCTGCGTGATGATATTAATGTGACAAGGGTGGTTTTCAATGAAATCACTGAATCATCCATCAAAGCTTCCCTCCAGTCTCCTAGGGAGATAGACGCAAACTTGGTGCATGCTTATCTTGCGAGGCGTGCTCTTGATTACCTGATTGGGTTCAACATTTCTCCACTGCTGTGGAGGAAATTACCTGGTTGTCAATCTGCTGGTCGGGTTCAGTCTGCTGCCCTGTCACTTATATGTGACAGAGAAATGGAAATTGATGGATTCAAACCACAGGAATATTGGACAGTCCTGGTTGATTTTAAGAAGAACAAAAAACTAGATTTGGCCAATAACTTTTTGTCATCCCACTTGACCCATTTTGATTCCAAGAAATTAAATCAGTTCTCTGTTAGCTCTCATACCGAAGCAATGGAAATTGAAGAGAAGATAAATGCATCAAACTTTGAAGTTCTAAGCTCTAAGATAACCAAAAAGCAGAGAAATCCCTCTCCTCCTTATATAACATCAACACTTCAGCAAGATGCCGCAAACAAATTGGACTTTACATCAACATATACGATGAAACTTGCACAAAAGCTCTATGAGGGAATCCAGTTATCTGATGGCCAGGCAACAGGATTGATAACTTACATCAGAACAGATGGATTGCACATTTCAGATGAAGCTACCAAGGACATTCAATCCTATATCAGCGAAAGGTATGGACAGAATTTTGCATCAAAGAATGGCCGCAAATACTTCAAGAAGGTGAAGAATGCTCAAGAGGCCCATGAAGCTATTAGACCCACTGATATCCGTAGGCTACCCTCAAAGCTTGTTGGGGTGCTGGATGATGATGCACTCAAGCTATACAAACTTATATGGTCCCGTACCATGGCATGCCAGATGGAACCTGCTACCATTGAGCAGATACAAGTTGATATTGGGAAACCTGACGAATCCATAATCTTTCGTTCTACAAGCTCAAAAGTACAGTTTCCCGGGTACCAAACAGTCTATGAGGATGTGGAAACTAACTCAACGAGAGATAATGAGAGTGGGAGGGATGATCGTTCTGAAGTATTTGAGGCGCTTAGAAATTTAACTGCTGGGGATCCAATATATTTGGGTAAAGTGAAACTCGAGCAACACCAGACTCAGCCTCCACCACGATACTCTGAAGGATCTTTGGTTAAAAAGCTGGAGGAGCTCGGCATTGGAAGACCTTCTACTTATGCAGCCACAATAAAAGTGTTGAAGGATAGAAATTATGTCACTGCCAAAGGCAGAACACTGTATCCTGAATTTCGTGGGCGTATGGTATCAGCATTTCTCTCTCATTACTTTACTGAAGTAACAGATTATAGCTTCACTGCCGATATGGAGACGGAACTTGATAATGTCTCTGCTGGTTTGACTGAATGGAAAGGCCTTTTGAGAGATTACTGGACTAGATTTAGCAAGTATTGTGAACATACTGGTAGTGTGCACATTCATCAGGTGGAGAAGATGTTGGAGAAAACGTTTGGTGATTTTCTGTTTACATCTCTTCCTGATGAAAGTAGGACATGCCCAAGCTGTCTTCAAGGAACTTTAATCTTCAAAGTGAGCAGGTTTGGTGCAGGCTACTTTATAGGTTGTGACCAACACCCAAAATGCAA GTATATTGCCAAGACATTATATGGTGAAGAGGATGAAGACATCACCTCTGAAGACACTAAAAGAAGTGTAGAGCCACCGAAATTGCTGGGTGTCCATCCTTCTTCAAAAGAGAAG ATTCTGATGAAGAATGGTCCATATGGATACTATGTTCAGCTTGGAGAAGACAAGAAAGGATATGTTCCCAAGCGGGCTTCGCTTTCACAG GTGAAGGATGTCAATTCTGTTACCTTGGAAGATGCCCTGGAGTTGCTGCGTTACCCTGTAACATTG GGAAACCATCCGGATGATGGCCAGCCAATCGTTTTAAAGCTTGCAAAGTTCGGATTTACAATCAGACATAGGCGAACAATTGCTCCAGTACCCAAG AACTTAAATCCCAGAGACATAACCATGGAAAAAGCTTTGAAGCTTTTGTTAAGTAAAGATGTAAGACGATGTGGTCGACCTAAGCGCCAGCCACAGGTGGAAGAAGCCGTTGAGGCAATGTAA
- the LOC129872969 gene encoding uncharacterized protein LOC129872969 isoform X1: MALVQQLLTTASTSGRSIMLQNRTLHNYQANCLQCSTFATVDTFEKLSRKARICCGIRARQPRNLRVVSQQKIQPLRSYTNEPGYSSAFSTLLLPKEGFASTPMPIIFSFRPFGGIVSRSYNTNGKVHFSHDARAIADKGSVGAKVFSDGNKTFFKNFKNHSERSKELSVHRRNAMSDKVPEKGIPNSKVSASKNVDLVISKDTPVKVDEKDVNLEISGTSLGNNGKSTSSGNEKAKKQSRSKKNKNVASAAVDQPKVSRTPRAKKSSPAKDEESPAVSEISSPVHSSTVVSAGNDSMKVDLAKGKRTSPRKRKSTKERRSLGELNEATVLPSGSKLVPDKSSDVSCKSKPPGRKKWPELYPPTAKSVLVVESATKARVIQGYLGDMFEVLPSYGHVRDLAARSGSVRPDDDFSMVWEVPSAAWTHLKSIKVALSGAQNLILASDPDREGEAISWHIIEMLQQQDALRDDINVTRVVFNEITESSIKASLQSPREIDANLVHAYLARRALDYLIGFNISPLLWRKLPGCQSAGRVQSAALSLICDREMEIDGFKPQEYWTVLVDFKKNKKLDLANNFLSSHLTHFDSKKLNQFSVSSHTEAMEIEEKINASNFEVLSSKITKKQRNPSPPYITSTLQQDAANKLDFTSTYTMKLAQKLYEGIQLSDGQATGLITYIRTDGLHISDEATKDIQSYISERYGQNFASKNGRKYFKKVKNAQEAHEAIRPTDIRRLPSKLVGVLDDDALKLYKLIWSRTMACQMEPATIEQIQVDIGKPDESIIFRSTSSKVQFPGYQTVYEDVETNSTRDNESGRDDRSEVFEALRNLTAGDPIYLGKVKLEQHQTQPPPRYSEGSLVKKLEELGIGRPSTYAATIKVLKDRNYVTAKGRTLYPEFRGRMVSAFLSHYFTEVTDYSFTADMETELDNVSAGLTEWKGLLRDYWTRFSKYCEHTGSVHIHQVEKMLEKTFGDFLFTSLPDESRTCPSCLQGTLIFKVSRFGAGYFIGCDQHPKCKYIAKTLYGEEDEDITSEDTKRSVEPPKLLGVHPSSKEKILMKNGPYGYYVQLGEDKKGYVPKRASLSQVKDVNSVTLEDALELLRYPVTLGNHPDDGQPIVLKLAKFGFTIRHRRTIAPVPKNLNPRDITMEKALKLLLSKDVRRCGRPKRQPQVEEAVEAM; encoded by the exons ATGGCATTGGTTCAGCAGCTATTAACTACTGCCTCTACTAGCGGCCGCTCCATCATG ttGCAGAACAGGACACTACATAATTATCAGGCAAATTGCTTGCAATGTTCGACATTCGCAACTGTTGACACCTTTGAGAAACTGTCCCGTAAAGCCAGGATATGTTGTGGGATCAGAGCTAGGCAACCAAGAAATTTAAGAGTCGTGTCTCAACAGAAAATTCAACCTCTCAGAAGCTATACTAATGAGCCTGGATATTCTTCTGCATTTAGTACCCTTCTGTTACCGAAGGAGGGATTTGCGAGTACGCCAATGCCCATTATCTTCAGTTTCAGGCCATTTGGAGGAATAGTTTCACGGTCATACAACACAAATGGAAAAGTGCATTTTTCCCATGATGCAAGAGCAATAGCAGATAAAGGCTCCGTTGGAGCAAAAGTTTTTAGTGATGGAAATAAAACATTctttaaaaatttcaagaatcaCTCAGAGCGGTCAAAGGAATTGTCTGTTCATAGAAGAAATGCTATGTCGGACAAGGTGCCTGAAAAAGGCATTCCAAACTCTAAAGTATCAGCTAGTAAGAATGTTGATCTGGTCATCTCAAAGGACACTCCAGTTAAGGTTGATGAGAAGGATGTCAACCTGGAAATTTCAGGTACATCTCTTGGTAATAATGGGAAGTCTACATCCTCGGGGAACGAGAAAGCAAAGAAGCAATCAAGaagcaaaaagaataaaaatgttgCTTCTGCTGCTGTAGATCAGCCAAAAGTTTCTAGGACTCCCCGAGCAAAGAAGTCTAGCCCTGCTAAAGATGAGGAATCTCCAGCAGTATCAGAG ATTAGTTCACCCGTTCATTCTTCCACAGTAGTGTCTGCTGGTAATGACTCAATGAAGGTTGACTTGGCCAAGGGGAAAAGAACCTCTCCCAGGAAAAGGAAATCCACCAAGGAGAGAAGATCTCTTGGAGAACTGAATGAGGCAACTGTATTGCCATCTGGTAGTAAGTTAGTACCAGACAAGAGTTCAGATGTGAGCTGCAAAAGTAAGCCTCCGGGACGAAAGAAATGGCCAGAACTATATCCTCCAACAGCAAAGTCTGTACTGGTGGTGGAGTCCGCTACAAAGGCGAGAGTTATTCAAGGGTACCTTGGTGACATGTTTGAAGTCCTTCCCAGTTATGGTCATGTCAGGGACTTGGCTGCAAGGTCTGGATCTGTCCGACCAGATGATGACTTCAGCATGGTATGGGAGGTTCCTTCTGCTGCCTGGACTCATCTCAAAAGCATCAAGGTGGCGCTAAGTGG AGCCCAGAATCTTATTCTTGCATCAGATCCTGATCGTGAAGGAGAGGCTATTTCTTGGCACATTATAGAGATGTTACAGCAACAGGATGCTCTGCGTGATGATATTAATGTGACAAGGGTGGTTTTCAATGAAATCACTGAATCATCCATCAAAGCTTCCCTCCAGTCTCCTAGGGAGATAGACGCAAACTTGGTGCATGCTTATCTTGCGAGGCGTGCTCTTGATTACCTGATTGGGTTCAACATTTCTCCACTGCTGTGGAGGAAATTACCTGGTTGTCAATCTGCTGGTCGGGTTCAGTCTGCTGCCCTGTCACTTATATGTGACAGAGAAATGGAAATTGATGGATTCAAACCACAGGAATATTGGACAGTCCTGGTTGATTTTAAGAAGAACAAAAAACTAGATTTGGCCAATAACTTTTTGTCATCCCACTTGACCCATTTTGATTCCAAGAAATTAAATCAGTTCTCTGTTAGCTCTCATACCGAAGCAATGGAAATTGAAGAGAAGATAAATGCATCAAACTTTGAAGTTCTAAGCTCTAAGATAACCAAAAAGCAGAGAAATCCCTCTCCTCCTTATATAACATCAACACTTCAGCAAGATGCCGCAAACAAATTGGACTTTACATCAACATATACGATGAAACTTGCACAAAAGCTCTATGAGGGAATCCAGTTATCTGATGGCCAGGCAACAGGATTGATAACTTACATCAGAACAGATGGATTGCACATTTCAGATGAAGCTACCAAGGACATTCAATCCTATATCAGCGAAAGGTATGGACAGAATTTTGCATCAAAGAATGGCCGCAAATACTTCAAGAAGGTGAAGAATGCTCAAGAGGCCCATGAAGCTATTAGACCCACTGATATCCGTAGGCTACCCTCAAAGCTTGTTGGGGTGCTGGATGATGATGCACTCAAGCTATACAAACTTATATGGTCCCGTACCATGGCATGCCAGATGGAACCTGCTACCATTGAGCAGATACAAGTTGATATTGGGAAACCTGACGAATCCATAATCTTTCGTTCTACAAGCTCAAAAGTACAGTTTCCCGGGTACCAAACAGTCTATGAGGATGTGGAAACTAACTCAACGAGAGATAATGAGAGTGGGAGGGATGATCGTTCTGAAGTATTTGAGGCGCTTAGAAATTTAACTGCTGGGGATCCAATATATTTGGGTAAAGTGAAACTCGAGCAACACCAGACTCAGCCTCCACCACGATACTCTGAAGGATCTTTGGTTAAAAAGCTGGAGGAGCTCGGCATTGGAAGACCTTCTACTTATGCAGCCACAATAAAAGTGTTGAAGGATAGAAATTATGTCACTGCCAAAGGCAGAACACTGTATCCTGAATTTCGTGGGCGTATGGTATCAGCATTTCTCTCTCATTACTTTACTGAAGTAACAGATTATAGCTTCACTGCCGATATGGAGACGGAACTTGATAATGTCTCTGCTGGTTTGACTGAATGGAAAGGCCTTTTGAGAGATTACTGGACTAGATTTAGCAAGTATTGTGAACATACTGGTAGTGTGCACATTCATCAGGTGGAGAAGATGTTGGAGAAAACGTTTGGTGATTTTCTGTTTACATCTCTTCCTGATGAAAGTAGGACATGCCCAAGCTGTCTTCAAGGAACTTTAATCTTCAAAGTGAGCAGGTTTGGTGCAGGCTACTTTATAGGTTGTGACCAACACCCAAAATGCAA GTATATTGCCAAGACATTATATGGTGAAGAGGATGAAGACATCACCTCTGAAGACACTAAAAGAAGTGTAGAGCCACCGAAATTGCTGGGTGTCCATCCTTCTTCAAAAGAGAAG ATTCTGATGAAGAATGGTCCATATGGATACTATGTTCAGCTTGGAGAAGACAAGAAAGGATATGTTCCCAAGCGGGCTTCGCTTTCACAG GTGAAGGATGTCAATTCTGTTACCTTGGAAGATGCCCTGGAGTTGCTGCGTTACCCTGTAACATTG GGAAACCATCCGGATGATGGCCAGCCAATCGTTTTAAAGCTTGCAAAGTTCGGATTTACAATCAGACATAGGCGAACAATTGCTCCAGTACCCAAG AACTTAAATCCCAGAGACATAACCATGGAAAAAGCTTTGAAGCTTTTGTTAAGTAAAGATGTAAGACGATGTGGTCGACCTAAGCGCCAGCCACAGGTGGAAGAAGCCGTTGAGGCAATGTAA
- the LOC129872969 gene encoding uncharacterized protein LOC129872969 isoform X2, translating into MALVQQLLTTASTSGRSIMNRTLHNYQANCLQCSTFATVDTFEKLSRKARICCGIRARQPRNLRVVSQQKIQPLRSYTNEPGYSSAFSTLLLPKEGFASTPMPIIFSFRPFGGIVSRSYNTNGKVHFSHDARAIADKGSVGAKVFSDGNKTFFKNFKNHSERSKELSVHRRNAMSDKVPEKGIPNSKVSASKNVDLVISKDTPVKVDEKDVNLEISGTSLGNNGKSTSSGNEKAKKQSRSKKNKNVASAAVDQPKVSRTPRAKKSSPAKDEESPAVSEISSPVHSSTVVSAGNDSMKVDLAKGKRTSPRKRKSTKERRSLGELNEATVLPSGSKLVPDKSSDVSCKSKPPGRKKWPELYPPTAKSVLVVESATKARVIQGYLGDMFEVLPSYGHVRDLAARSGSVRPDDDFSMVWEVPSAAWTHLKSIKVALSGAQNLILASDPDREGEAISWHIIEMLQQQDALRDDINVTRVVFNEITESSIKASLQSPREIDANLVHAYLARRALDYLIGFNISPLLWRKLPGCQSAGRVQSAALSLICDREMEIDGFKPQEYWTVLVDFKKNKKLDLANNFLSSHLTHFDSKKLNQFSVSSHTEAMEIEEKINASNFEVLSSKITKKQRNPSPPYITSTLQQDAANKLDFTSTYTMKLAQKLYEGIQLSDGQATGLITYIRTDGLHISDEATKDIQSYISERYGQNFASKNGRKYFKKVKNAQEAHEAIRPTDIRRLPSKLVGVLDDDALKLYKLIWSRTMACQMEPATIEQIQVDIGKPDESIIFRSTSSKVQFPGYQTVYEDVETNSTRDNESGRDDRSEVFEALRNLTAGDPIYLGKVKLEQHQTQPPPRYSEGSLVKKLEELGIGRPSTYAATIKVLKDRNYVTAKGRTLYPEFRGRMVSAFLSHYFTEVTDYSFTADMETELDNVSAGLTEWKGLLRDYWTRFSKYCEHTGSVHIHQVEKMLEKTFGDFLFTSLPDESRTCPSCLQGTLIFKVSRFGAGYFIGCDQHPKCKYIAKTLYGEEDEDITSEDTKRSVEPPKLLGVHPSSKEKILMKNGPYGYYVQLGEDKKGYVPKRASLSQVKDVNSVTLEDALELLRYPVTLGNHPDDGQPIVLKLAKFGFTIRHRRTIAPVPKNLNPRDITMEKALKLLLSKDVRRCGRPKRQPQVEEAVEAM; encoded by the exons ATGGCATTGGTTCAGCAGCTATTAACTACTGCCTCTACTAGCGGCCGCTCCATCATG AACAGGACACTACATAATTATCAGGCAAATTGCTTGCAATGTTCGACATTCGCAACTGTTGACACCTTTGAGAAACTGTCCCGTAAAGCCAGGATATGTTGTGGGATCAGAGCTAGGCAACCAAGAAATTTAAGAGTCGTGTCTCAACAGAAAATTCAACCTCTCAGAAGCTATACTAATGAGCCTGGATATTCTTCTGCATTTAGTACCCTTCTGTTACCGAAGGAGGGATTTGCGAGTACGCCAATGCCCATTATCTTCAGTTTCAGGCCATTTGGAGGAATAGTTTCACGGTCATACAACACAAATGGAAAAGTGCATTTTTCCCATGATGCAAGAGCAATAGCAGATAAAGGCTCCGTTGGAGCAAAAGTTTTTAGTGATGGAAATAAAACATTctttaaaaatttcaagaatcaCTCAGAGCGGTCAAAGGAATTGTCTGTTCATAGAAGAAATGCTATGTCGGACAAGGTGCCTGAAAAAGGCATTCCAAACTCTAAAGTATCAGCTAGTAAGAATGTTGATCTGGTCATCTCAAAGGACACTCCAGTTAAGGTTGATGAGAAGGATGTCAACCTGGAAATTTCAGGTACATCTCTTGGTAATAATGGGAAGTCTACATCCTCGGGGAACGAGAAAGCAAAGAAGCAATCAAGaagcaaaaagaataaaaatgttgCTTCTGCTGCTGTAGATCAGCCAAAAGTTTCTAGGACTCCCCGAGCAAAGAAGTCTAGCCCTGCTAAAGATGAGGAATCTCCAGCAGTATCAGAG ATTAGTTCACCCGTTCATTCTTCCACAGTAGTGTCTGCTGGTAATGACTCAATGAAGGTTGACTTGGCCAAGGGGAAAAGAACCTCTCCCAGGAAAAGGAAATCCACCAAGGAGAGAAGATCTCTTGGAGAACTGAATGAGGCAACTGTATTGCCATCTGGTAGTAAGTTAGTACCAGACAAGAGTTCAGATGTGAGCTGCAAAAGTAAGCCTCCGGGACGAAAGAAATGGCCAGAACTATATCCTCCAACAGCAAAGTCTGTACTGGTGGTGGAGTCCGCTACAAAGGCGAGAGTTATTCAAGGGTACCTTGGTGACATGTTTGAAGTCCTTCCCAGTTATGGTCATGTCAGGGACTTGGCTGCAAGGTCTGGATCTGTCCGACCAGATGATGACTTCAGCATGGTATGGGAGGTTCCTTCTGCTGCCTGGACTCATCTCAAAAGCATCAAGGTGGCGCTAAGTGG AGCCCAGAATCTTATTCTTGCATCAGATCCTGATCGTGAAGGAGAGGCTATTTCTTGGCACATTATAGAGATGTTACAGCAACAGGATGCTCTGCGTGATGATATTAATGTGACAAGGGTGGTTTTCAATGAAATCACTGAATCATCCATCAAAGCTTCCCTCCAGTCTCCTAGGGAGATAGACGCAAACTTGGTGCATGCTTATCTTGCGAGGCGTGCTCTTGATTACCTGATTGGGTTCAACATTTCTCCACTGCTGTGGAGGAAATTACCTGGTTGTCAATCTGCTGGTCGGGTTCAGTCTGCTGCCCTGTCACTTATATGTGACAGAGAAATGGAAATTGATGGATTCAAACCACAGGAATATTGGACAGTCCTGGTTGATTTTAAGAAGAACAAAAAACTAGATTTGGCCAATAACTTTTTGTCATCCCACTTGACCCATTTTGATTCCAAGAAATTAAATCAGTTCTCTGTTAGCTCTCATACCGAAGCAATGGAAATTGAAGAGAAGATAAATGCATCAAACTTTGAAGTTCTAAGCTCTAAGATAACCAAAAAGCAGAGAAATCCCTCTCCTCCTTATATAACATCAACACTTCAGCAAGATGCCGCAAACAAATTGGACTTTACATCAACATATACGATGAAACTTGCACAAAAGCTCTATGAGGGAATCCAGTTATCTGATGGCCAGGCAACAGGATTGATAACTTACATCAGAACAGATGGATTGCACATTTCAGATGAAGCTACCAAGGACATTCAATCCTATATCAGCGAAAGGTATGGACAGAATTTTGCATCAAAGAATGGCCGCAAATACTTCAAGAAGGTGAAGAATGCTCAAGAGGCCCATGAAGCTATTAGACCCACTGATATCCGTAGGCTACCCTCAAAGCTTGTTGGGGTGCTGGATGATGATGCACTCAAGCTATACAAACTTATATGGTCCCGTACCATGGCATGCCAGATGGAACCTGCTACCATTGAGCAGATACAAGTTGATATTGGGAAACCTGACGAATCCATAATCTTTCGTTCTACAAGCTCAAAAGTACAGTTTCCCGGGTACCAAACAGTCTATGAGGATGTGGAAACTAACTCAACGAGAGATAATGAGAGTGGGAGGGATGATCGTTCTGAAGTATTTGAGGCGCTTAGAAATTTAACTGCTGGGGATCCAATATATTTGGGTAAAGTGAAACTCGAGCAACACCAGACTCAGCCTCCACCACGATACTCTGAAGGATCTTTGGTTAAAAAGCTGGAGGAGCTCGGCATTGGAAGACCTTCTACTTATGCAGCCACAATAAAAGTGTTGAAGGATAGAAATTATGTCACTGCCAAAGGCAGAACACTGTATCCTGAATTTCGTGGGCGTATGGTATCAGCATTTCTCTCTCATTACTTTACTGAAGTAACAGATTATAGCTTCACTGCCGATATGGAGACGGAACTTGATAATGTCTCTGCTGGTTTGACTGAATGGAAAGGCCTTTTGAGAGATTACTGGACTAGATTTAGCAAGTATTGTGAACATACTGGTAGTGTGCACATTCATCAGGTGGAGAAGATGTTGGAGAAAACGTTTGGTGATTTTCTGTTTACATCTCTTCCTGATGAAAGTAGGACATGCCCAAGCTGTCTTCAAGGAACTTTAATCTTCAAAGTGAGCAGGTTTGGTGCAGGCTACTTTATAGGTTGTGACCAACACCCAAAATGCAA GTATATTGCCAAGACATTATATGGTGAAGAGGATGAAGACATCACCTCTGAAGACACTAAAAGAAGTGTAGAGCCACCGAAATTGCTGGGTGTCCATCCTTCTTCAAAAGAGAAG ATTCTGATGAAGAATGGTCCATATGGATACTATGTTCAGCTTGGAGAAGACAAGAAAGGATATGTTCCCAAGCGGGCTTCGCTTTCACAG GTGAAGGATGTCAATTCTGTTACCTTGGAAGATGCCCTGGAGTTGCTGCGTTACCCTGTAACATTG GGAAACCATCCGGATGATGGCCAGCCAATCGTTTTAAAGCTTGCAAAGTTCGGATTTACAATCAGACATAGGCGAACAATTGCTCCAGTACCCAAG AACTTAAATCCCAGAGACATAACCATGGAAAAAGCTTTGAAGCTTTTGTTAAGTAAAGATGTAAGACGATGTGGTCGACCTAAGCGCCAGCCACAGGTGGAAGAAGCCGTTGAGGCAATGTAA